In Gemmatimonadales bacterium, the following are encoded in one genomic region:
- a CDS encoding HAMP domain-containing sensor histidine kinase, which translates to MTVEAAHVGATSGERRRPSPVGTGPSGVWDPDGPVGDDVAPPLWDALRDATLRAQAEWEQALEHASGMEEVTVHLAQLSMAIRQLASGHAPDLSALPRNALSRRLVNLLRSGFLDRVQALPTPPDTVQLLRLLGAIETVSQRLEVDWSQHFTDRLSGPDGLELVVEVAHDLRSPLTSILFLAETLQRGRSGPVNPVQERQLGLIYSAAFGLSSVASDVIELARGGDRLVDLDPIPFSVTDILESVRDIVQPIAEEKSLTVQLVTPEADFRIGHPVALSRVLLNLTTNALKFTAEGFVEVTARQIERGVEFSVRDTGRGIPPQSMVTLYEPFRRRQKQGEYAFSGSGLGLSICRKLVEAMGSTLEVETAPGYGTRFHFVLDLPLAGEAQFG; encoded by the coding sequence GTGACGGTGGAGGCGGCCCACGTGGGTGCCACCAGCGGAGAACGCCGGCGGCCCAGCCCCGTAGGCACTGGGCCGAGTGGCGTGTGGGATCCCGACGGCCCGGTCGGCGACGACGTAGCGCCACCCCTGTGGGACGCCCTCCGCGACGCGACCCTCCGGGCCCAGGCCGAATGGGAGCAGGCCCTGGAGCACGCGTCGGGGATGGAGGAGGTCACCGTCCATCTGGCGCAGCTCTCGATGGCCATCCGCCAGCTGGCCAGCGGGCACGCGCCCGATCTGAGCGCGCTCCCGCGCAACGCGCTCTCCCGCCGATTGGTCAATCTGCTGCGCTCCGGGTTCCTCGACCGGGTTCAGGCGCTTCCCACCCCACCGGATACGGTCCAGCTCCTCCGGCTGCTCGGCGCGATCGAGACGGTAAGCCAGCGGCTCGAGGTGGACTGGTCGCAGCATTTCACCGATCGGCTGTCCGGTCCTGACGGGCTGGAGCTGGTGGTCGAGGTGGCCCACGACCTCCGGTCGCCGCTCACCTCCATCCTCTTCCTGGCGGAGACGCTGCAGCGCGGCCGGAGCGGCCCGGTCAACCCCGTCCAGGAGCGTCAGCTCGGGCTCATCTACAGCGCGGCGTTCGGCTTGAGCTCCGTTGCCAGTGACGTGATCGAGCTCGCCCGGGGAGGCGACCGGCTGGTGGATCTCGATCCAATCCCGTTTTCCGTCACCGACATTCTCGAGTCGGTGCGGGACATCGTGCAGCCGATCGCGGAGGAGAAGAGCCTCACCGTGCAACTGGTCACGCCCGAGGCCGATTTCCGGATCGGGCACCCGGTGGCGCTGAGCCGCGTGCTCCTCAACCTCACCACCAACGCGCTCAAGTTCACGGCCGAGGGATTCGTGGAGGTGACGGCGCGACAGATCGAGCGGGGCGTGGAGTTCTCGGTGCGCGACACCGGGCGTGGCATCCCGCCGCAATCGATGGTGACGCTCTATGAGCCATTCCGCCGGCGCCAGAAGCAGGGCGAGTACGCCTTCTCCGGATCGGGATTGGGTCTCTCTATCTGCCGCAAGCTGGTCGAGGCGATGGGCTCGACCCTGGAGGTCGAGACCGCCCCCGGCTATGGCACCCGCTTCCACTTCGTGCTGGACCTCCCACTGGCCGGCGAGGCGCAGTTCGGATAA